A DNA window from Planctomycetota bacterium contains the following coding sequences:
- a CDS encoding Uma2 family endonuclease gives MTATAPMPAGSVSADARMTFEEFESNPDLKGFELVDGYLVEKEVGLLESRSASKLHQVLREHVEAHRLGDVFDSEAIYRCFDDPSRGRKPDLSFIAAGRLTQEDLHRGHSTIPPDLAVEVVSPNDVYIKVIAKVREYLQAGVKVVWLVNPRQQEVAVYFDDGRTVSLSGDDRLDAGDVLPKLSVTVGEIFADTTA, from the coding sequence ATGACCGCAACCGCACCCATGCCGGCCGGCAGCGTTTCGGCCGATGCTCGAATGACTTTCGAGGAGTTCGAGTCGAACCCAGACCTCAAGGGGTTCGAGCTCGTCGACGGATACCTCGTGGAAAAAGAAGTGGGACTACTCGAAAGCAGAAGCGCTTCGAAGCTGCATCAAGTCCTTCGCGAGCATGTCGAAGCACATCGCCTTGGTGATGTCTTCGATAGCGAGGCGATATATCGCTGTTTCGACGATCCTTCGCGTGGACGCAAACCCGACCTCAGCTTCATTGCCGCTGGCCGGCTGACGCAGGAGGACCTTCATCGCGGTCACAGCACCATTCCACCCGATCTCGCGGTGGAGGTCGTCTCGCCGAATGACGTTTACATCAAAGTCATCGCCAAAGTCCGCGAGTACTTGCAGGCCGGCGTAAAAGTGGTCTGGCTCGTGAACCCGCGTCAGCAGGAGGTCGCCGTCTACTTCGACGACGGCCGCACCGTCAGCCTTTCGGGCGACGACCGCCTCGATGCAGGCGACGTGTTGCCAAAGCTGTCGGTGACAGTCGGCGAGATCTTCGCCGACACCACGGCGTGA
- the lpdA gene encoding dihydrolipoyl dehydrogenase yields the protein MPKKYDLIVIGGGPAGYAAAIRAGQLGKRVLCVEKENLGGTCLNWGCIPTKALLDAGAFVRQARDHAGEFGVSFDGMAVDFHQPIKRSRAIAGKLNKGIAHLFSKYKVDHKMGTAKVVAKNKVEWKTSDGKTESSECDKILIATGAKPKNLPGIEIDHDKIISSREAMNLPEQPKTLAIIGAGAIGCEFADFYNAMGTDVTIVEFLPHLLPNEDEDCSIALERVFKKRGIKLMLGSKTTKVAKSAEGVVLTVVPADESKGKGEKLIEADKVLLAVGVTGNIDGLFDPKVGVEIVKEHVKVDTNYKTNVEGIWAVGDVIGPPWLAHVAHHEAVYCVERMFEYSDHHVDYDNIPGCTYTHPQVASMGLTEKKARETGRKLKVGKFPFSVSGRALAAGETDGFVKQIYDADTGEMLGVHMVGEHVTELLAEMVVAKKLEATEAEIIEAMHPHPTLSEAVMEAAGVADGRAIHL from the coding sequence ATGCCCAAGAAGTACGACCTCATCGTCATCGGTGGCGGCCCAGCTGGCTACGCCGCGGCCATCCGTGCCGGACAACTCGGCAAGCGCGTCCTCTGCGTCGAGAAGGAAAATCTCGGCGGCACGTGTCTCAACTGGGGCTGCATTCCGACCAAGGCGCTCCTCGACGCCGGGGCCTTCGTGCGTCAGGCACGCGACCACGCAGGCGAGTTCGGCGTTTCGTTTGACGGCATGGCGGTCGACTTCCACCAGCCGATCAAGCGCAGCCGAGCCATCGCCGGCAAGCTCAACAAGGGTATCGCACACCTGTTCAGCAAATACAAGGTCGACCACAAGATGGGCACAGCCAAGGTCGTCGCGAAAAACAAGGTTGAATGGAAGACCAGCGATGGCAAGACGGAGAGCAGTGAGTGCGACAAGATCCTGATTGCGACCGGTGCCAAGCCGAAGAACCTGCCAGGAATCGAGATCGATCACGACAAGATCATCTCGTCGCGCGAGGCGATGAACCTGCCGGAGCAGCCCAAGACGCTGGCGATCATCGGGGCCGGTGCGATCGGCTGTGAGTTTGCCGACTTCTACAACGCGATGGGAACCGACGTGACGATCGTCGAGTTCCTGCCGCACTTGCTTCCGAACGAGGACGAGGATTGCTCGATCGCATTGGAGCGTGTGTTCAAGAAGCGCGGCATCAAGCTGATGCTCGGCAGCAAGACGACCAAGGTCGCCAAGAGTGCCGAAGGCGTGGTGCTGACCGTCGTGCCGGCCGACGAGAGCAAGGGCAAAGGTGAGAAGCTCATCGAGGCCGACAAGGTCCTGCTGGCCGTCGGCGTGACGGGCAACATCGACGGCCTGTTCGACCCGAAGGTCGGCGTGGAGATCGTCAAAGAGCACGTCAAGGTCGACACGAACTACAAGACAAACGTCGAAGGCATCTGGGCCGTCGGCGACGTCATCGGCCCGCCGTGGCTCGCCCACGTCGCGCACCACGAGGCCGTCTACTGCGTCGAGCGGATGTTCGAGTACAGCGACCACCACGTCGACTACGACAACATTCCCGGGTGCACGTACACGCACCCGCAAGTCGCCTCGATGGGCCTGACCGAGAAGAAGGCGCGCGAGACCGGCCGGAAGCTCAAGGTCGGCAAGTTTCCCTTCAGCGTCTCAGGCCGAGCCCTGGCCGCGGGCGAGACGGACGGCTTCGTCAAGCAGATTTATGACGCCGACACCGGCGAGATGCTCGGCGTCCACATGGTCGGCGAGCACGTGACGGAGCTGCTGGCCGAGATGGTCGTCGCCAAGAAGCTCGAGGCGACCGAGGCCGAGATCATCGAGGCGATGCACCCGCACCCGACGCTCTCCGAGGCGGTCATGGAAGCCGCCGGCGTGGCGGACGGGCGGGCGATTCATCTCTGA
- a CDS encoding sugar phosphate isomerase/epimerase family protein: MPELSRCAPHTITCKPWSLAECCERFAAAGCGGVSVWRDKIEEVGLDEATRIVRGSGLKVPALVRGGFFHEPDAIDVNKACIDEAAAIGAEMVVLVVGADPGKPLADQRKLVADGVAAVAPHASQSGVKLAIEPLHPMYADTRSCVNRMKEATDIAETLGDPGVGAALDVYHVWWDPDLADEIERCGKLGRLFAVHECDWRVPTRDFLFDRGVVGEGCIDVAGIRSMCEAAGFDGLFELEVFSNEGWAGDQDAWLARNLSGFERHG, from the coding sequence ATGCCCGAGCTTTCACGTTGCGCTCCACACACGATCACCTGCAAGCCCTGGTCGCTTGCGGAGTGCTGCGAAAGGTTCGCTGCTGCGGGGTGCGGTGGCGTCAGTGTGTGGCGCGACAAGATCGAGGAGGTCGGCCTCGACGAGGCGACGCGCATCGTCAGGGGCAGCGGACTGAAGGTGCCGGCGCTCGTCCGCGGCGGGTTTTTTCACGAGCCGGACGCGATCGACGTCAACAAGGCGTGCATCGACGAGGCGGCGGCGATTGGGGCGGAGATGGTGGTGCTAGTCGTCGGGGCCGACCCGGGCAAGCCGCTGGCGGATCAGCGCAAGCTCGTCGCTGACGGCGTTGCGGCTGTCGCTCCGCATGCGAGCCAGTCCGGCGTGAAGCTGGCGATCGAGCCGCTGCACCCGATGTACGCCGACACGCGGTCGTGCGTGAACCGCATGAAGGAGGCGACCGACATCGCCGAGACACTCGGTGATCCGGGCGTCGGCGCGGCACTGGACGTCTATCACGTCTGGTGGGACCCGGACCTTGCCGACGAGATCGAGCGGTGCGGCAAGCTCGGCCGGCTCTTCGCAGTGCACGAGTGCGACTGGCGTGTGCCGACGCGCGACTTCCTGTTCGATCGCGGCGTGGTCGGGGAGGGCTGCATCGACGTGGCGGGCATTCGATCGATGTGCGAAGCGGCAGGGTTTGACGGGCTTTTCGAGCTGGAAGTCTTCAGCAACGAGGGCTGGGCGGGCGATCAGGACGCGTGGCTGGCAAGGAACCTTTCAGGGTTCGAGCGACACGGCTGA
- a CDS encoding Gfo/Idh/MocA family oxidoreductase, with product MSIRHLGIVMNGVTGRMGTNQHLVRSILAIREQGGVKVSPDLTLMPVPTLAGRNENKLKALAEKYGVEKYTTDVEAAVKSDDCDIVFDASATQLRGKFVQMACDAKKAVYCEKPTAIETAEALRLAKLAEDAGIKNGVVQDKLWLPGIRRLKQLINQKFFGRILSIRGEFGYWVFAGDIDDQPIQRPSWNYRKEDGGGIIVDMFCHWQYVLQHTFGPVQRLVASMRTDLPERRDEEGNTYKATADDSAYAIFELGEGNVPAGTIAQFNSSWVTRVRRDDLLTIQVDGTDGSAVAGLRECHIQHASNTPKPVWNPDIPQPIDFYENWSQMPAATEYDNAFKIQWEQFLRHVALDEPWSYTLREGARGVQLAELGMKSAETRQWVDVPAL from the coding sequence ATGAGTATCAGACACCTCGGCATCGTGATGAACGGCGTGACGGGTCGGATGGGGACCAACCAGCACCTGGTCCGCTCGATCCTCGCCATCCGCGAGCAAGGCGGCGTGAAGGTGTCACCCGACCTGACGCTCATGCCCGTGCCGACGCTGGCCGGGCGGAATGAGAACAAGCTCAAAGCGCTCGCCGAGAAGTACGGCGTCGAGAAGTACACGACCGACGTCGAGGCAGCGGTCAAGAGCGACGACTGCGACATCGTCTTCGACGCGTCGGCCACACAGCTGCGCGGCAAGTTTGTCCAGATGGCCTGCGATGCGAAGAAGGCCGTCTACTGCGAGAAGCCGACCGCCATCGAGACTGCCGAGGCCCTGCGGCTGGCGAAGCTGGCTGAAGACGCCGGCATCAAGAACGGCGTCGTGCAGGACAAGCTGTGGCTGCCGGGCATTCGACGGCTCAAGCAGCTGATCAATCAGAAGTTCTTCGGCCGAATTCTGAGCATTCGCGGCGAGTTTGGCTACTGGGTCTTCGCCGGCGACATCGACGACCAGCCGATCCAACGCCCCAGCTGGAACTACCGCAAGGAGGACGGGGGCGGCATCATCGTCGACATGTTCTGCCACTGGCAGTACGTCCTCCAGCACACTTTCGGCCCGGTTCAAAGGCTCGTCGCCAGCATGCGGACCGACCTGCCCGAGCGCCGCGACGAGGAAGGCAACACGTACAAGGCGACCGCGGACGACTCGGCGTACGCGATCTTCGAGCTCGGCGAAGGCAACGTTCCTGCGGGCACAATCGCGCAGTTCAACTCGTCGTGGGTGACGCGTGTGCGTCGCGATGATCTCCTGACAATCCAGGTCGACGGCACCGACGGCAGCGCGGTCGCAGGCCTTCGCGAGTGCCACATCCAGCACGCCTCCAACACGCCCAAGCCGGTCTGGAACCCGGACATTCCACAGCCGATCGATTTCTACGAGAACTGGTCGCAGATGCCAGCGGCAACGGAGTACGACAATGCGTTCAAGATTCAGTGGGAGCAGTTCCTGCGACACGTCGCGCTCGACGAACCGTGGTCGTACACGCTCCGCGAAGGTGCCCGCGGCGTGCAGTTGGCAGAGCTTGGCATGAAGAGTGCCGAGACCCGTCAGTGGGTTGATGTTCCAGCATTGTGA
- a CDS encoding AraC family transcriptional regulator, which yields MATRTETLLMLRGLCGDLFRKPGMVRDVVSADVGRFSIRPHRHHDELQLDLLNGCVGSAIVDGESLDVDGVTLLTHYPGRRHGYDLQGGRRWHLKLAMRQLSPVVRTRVWATQHASTAKKSPVVLLASGIAQLPKTADERSPRLLAMIAELLSLWPVRDVSAIDASTVDDTRDLAAAVRLIQTTSGKPPSLDALAATAHLSRRHFVRRFREHFNCAPGDFINADRLAKAKALLAGGGATASETGTAVGFANASAFSRWFTRHVGQTPDRFRRDPHVA from the coding sequence ATGGCGACTCGCACCGAAACGCTCCTCATGCTGCGCGGCCTCTGCGGCGATCTGTTCCGCAAGCCGGGCATGGTGCGCGACGTGGTGTCGGCCGACGTCGGGCGATTCTCGATTCGGCCGCACCGACATCACGACGAGTTGCAGCTCGACCTGCTCAACGGGTGCGTCGGCTCGGCCATTGTCGATGGCGAGTCGCTCGACGTCGACGGCGTCACGCTCCTCACCCACTACCCCGGCCGGCGTCACGGGTACGACCTGCAGGGCGGACGACGATGGCACCTGAAGCTTGCGATGCGACAGCTTTCGCCGGTCGTGCGGACGCGCGTCTGGGCGACTCAACACGCGTCGACGGCCAAGAAGTCGCCCGTCGTGTTGCTGGCCTCGGGCATTGCACAGCTACCGAAGACGGCTGACGAGCGATCACCCAGACTGCTGGCCATGATCGCCGAACTGCTGTCGCTCTGGCCGGTGCGTGATGTTTCGGCCATCGATGCGTCGACCGTCGACGACACGCGCGATCTCGCCGCGGCCGTGCGGCTCATTCAGACAACCAGCGGCAAGCCGCCATCGCTCGACGCGCTGGCCGCGACGGCGCACCTGTCGCGTCGGCACTTCGTCCGGCGTTTTCGCGAACACTTCAATTGCGCGCCGGGCGACTTCATCAACGCCGACCGACTCGCCAAGGCCAAGGCGCTCCTCGCCGGCGGCGGCGCGACGGCGTCCGAGACCGGCACGGCCGTCGGCTTCGCAAACGCGTCGGCCTTCAGCCGCTGGTTCACCCGGCACGTCGGCCAAACGCCCGACCGCTTCCGTCGCGATCCGCACGTGGCGTGA
- a CDS encoding glycosyl hydrolase — MIDVDNTITPENLLPAIDRMWSLSGEKIKRIAQSETLQGRTPVVTRNGKYEPQGWTEWTQGFEFGSAVLQYDATGDDDCLQIGWRGTREKMHTHVSHSGVHDHGFNNLSTYGNLLRLGLEGRFDMCEDERAFYTLALQVSGAVQAGRWTPTADGGGFIHSFNGPQSLFVDTVRSCRILAVSHLLGHAPLGEQDKALDLPKRLSDHLTKTAEYNIFYGEGRDIYDVSGRTAHETLWNPNSGEYRCPSTQQGYSAFSTWTRGLAWAMLGYAEQLELHLKEPELYSDELIELMKKAATATCDFYLEHTPTCGVPYWDTGAPGLVHIGDYLSRPADPFNEHEPVDSSAAAIACQGLVRLGDVLDNPSYTAAGLTVLRTILDEPYLSVEQSHEGLLLHGVYHRPNGWDFTVAGRYVPSTESCMWGDYHLREAALHVGRRAKGERPYTFFGCVEELSQ; from the coding sequence GTGATCGACGTCGACAACACCATCACGCCCGAGAACCTCCTGCCCGCGATTGACAGGATGTGGTCGCTCAGCGGCGAGAAGATCAAACGCATCGCGCAGAGCGAGACGCTGCAAGGGCGAACGCCCGTCGTCACACGCAACGGCAAGTACGAGCCGCAGGGCTGGACCGAGTGGACGCAAGGCTTCGAGTTCGGGTCGGCCGTCCTGCAGTACGACGCGACCGGCGATGACGACTGCCTGCAGATCGGCTGGCGTGGCACGCGCGAGAAGATGCACACGCACGTCAGCCACAGCGGCGTACACGACCACGGCTTCAACAACCTCAGCACCTACGGCAACTTGCTTCGCCTCGGACTCGAAGGCCGATTCGACATGTGCGAGGACGAGCGGGCTTTCTACACGCTCGCGCTGCAGGTCAGCGGAGCGGTCCAGGCCGGGCGATGGACTCCGACGGCCGACGGTGGCGGGTTCATCCACTCGTTCAACGGGCCGCAGTCGCTCTTCGTCGACACGGTCCGGTCGTGCCGCATCTTGGCGGTCAGCCACCTGCTCGGCCACGCACCGCTCGGCGAGCAGGACAAGGCGCTCGACTTACCCAAGCGACTGTCCGACCACCTGACGAAGACGGCCGAGTACAACATCTTCTATGGAGAAGGCCGCGACATCTATGACGTCAGCGGCAGGACGGCTCACGAAACACTCTGGAATCCGAACAGTGGTGAGTACCGATGTCCGTCTACTCAGCAAGGCTACAGCGCCTTCTCGACATGGACACGCGGCCTTGCATGGGCCATGCTCGGTTATGCAGAGCAACTAGAGTTGCATTTGAAGGAGCCGGAGCTGTACAGCGATGAGCTTATTGAGTTAATGAAGAAGGCAGCGACGGCGACGTGCGACTTCTACCTGGAGCACACGCCGACGTGTGGCGTGCCGTACTGGGACACCGGCGCTCCCGGGCTCGTCCACATCGGCGACTACCTGTCTCGGCCGGCGGACCCGTTCAACGAGCACGAGCCCGTCGACTCCTCCGCGGCGGCGATCGCGTGTCAGGGCTTGGTGCGACTCGGCGACGTGCTGGACAATCCGTCGTACACCGCGGCTGGGCTGACGGTGTTGAGAACGATTCTCGACGAGCCGTATCTGTCAGTAGAACAAAGTCATGAAGGACTACTGCTACACGGGGTATACCACCGACCCAATGGGTGGGATTTCACGGTCGCCGGGAGGTACGTGCCGAGTACCGAGTCTTGCATGTGGGGCGATTACCACTTGCGCGAGGCCGCGCTCCACGTGGGCCGCCGGGCGAAGGGTGAGCGTCCGTACACCTTCTTCGGCTGCGTCGAGGAACTGAGCCAATGA
- a CDS encoding 3-ketoacyl-ACP reductase, with protein MSKKTIIVTGGSRGIGLGIARELAAHDCNVVINGRRPQADVQDVIDALDTDVLYVAADVGNKGDRAKLVDETVARFGRIDGLVNNAGVAPDVRADLLDAGEESFERLMRINLQGPYFLTQAVARQMARQHEADGESRGSIVFVTSVSATVASINRGDYCISKAGLAMAAKLWAARLGDIGVGVYEVRPGVIQTDMTSGVADKYDQLFKEGLAVERRWGLPEDVARAVGLLARGEMTYATGSVLHVDGGLTLPRL; from the coding sequence ATGAGCAAGAAGACGATCATCGTCACCGGTGGCAGCCGGGGCATCGGCCTCGGCATCGCACGCGAACTCGCGGCCCACGATTGCAACGTCGTCATCAACGGCCGGCGACCGCAGGCGGACGTGCAGGACGTCATCGACGCGCTCGACACCGACGTGCTCTACGTCGCGGCAGACGTCGGAAACAAGGGAGATCGGGCAAAACTGGTCGACGAGACCGTCGCCCGCTTCGGCCGGATCGACGGCTTGGTCAACAACGCGGGCGTCGCGCCCGACGTCCGGGCAGACCTTCTGGATGCGGGTGAGGAGAGCTTCGAGCGGCTCATGCGGATCAACCTGCAGGGCCCGTACTTCCTGACGCAAGCCGTTGCCCGGCAGATGGCCCGGCAGCACGAAGCCGACGGCGAATCGCGCGGCAGTATCGTCTTCGTAACGAGCGTCAGCGCCACCGTCGCGAGCATCAACCGCGGCGACTACTGCATCAGCAAAGCCGGTCTGGCCATGGCGGCGAAGCTCTGGGCGGCTCGGCTGGGCGACATCGGTGTCGGCGTCTACGAGGTCCGGCCGGGCGTCATCCAGACCGACATGACCAGCGGCGTGGCCGACAAATACGACCAGCTTTTCAAGGAAGGGCTTGCAGTCGAGCGTCGCTGGGGTCTGCCCGAAGACGTCGCCCGAGCCGTCGGACTGCTGGCTCGGGGCGAAATGACGTACGCCACCGGCAGCGTGCTCCACGTCGACGGCGGGCTCACGCTGCCCCGGCTTTGA
- a CDS encoding Gfo/Idh/MocA family oxidoreductase — MSHRVNIGLVGLSGYANEIRKLLLSEGNHAEGRTRLAAVFAPDPELHAETIDDLRAQGVSLTSSFDELLDADIEALWLPVPIDLHRPMTERALAAGNAVMLEKPVAGCIDDHDAIARAADAAGLPVAVGFQDIYRPSTLALKRRLLAGEFGTPESAVVWGLWPRDDAYYARSTWAGRLRRDDTWVLDSPIANAMAHYVNLALFLLGPSDCDAAPIASLSGETLRGRPTIENADTFSVRVHTRGQGSADLVVLLTHATAGFQHPSVSIRTDRGVIDVAFDGVTTFTPTGGAAEPLFDEQPHRPHMARRFARLVRGEEDRDIALATLASSRPHSVLICAIAESLPITPIDAHQAEPGGAFVIPSLDAAIERAAREHKTLGELGDTGLAVQAASSKDLAGYAHFAGPHA, encoded by the coding sequence ATGAGTCACCGCGTCAACATCGGCCTGGTCGGGCTGTCCGGCTACGCGAACGAGATCCGGAAACTGCTGCTTTCTGAGGGAAACCACGCTGAAGGGCGGACCCGCCTCGCAGCCGTCTTCGCGCCCGATCCGGAGCTGCACGCTGAGACGATCGACGATCTTCGGGCGCAGGGCGTGTCCCTCACCAGCAGCTTCGACGAGCTGCTCGACGCCGACATCGAAGCCCTCTGGCTACCCGTGCCGATCGATCTGCATCGCCCGATGACCGAGCGTGCCCTCGCTGCCGGCAACGCGGTGATGCTCGAAAAGCCCGTGGCCGGCTGCATCGATGACCATGACGCCATCGCCCGCGCGGCAGACGCTGCGGGGTTGCCCGTCGCTGTCGGCTTCCAAGACATCTATCGCCCTTCGACGCTGGCGCTGAAGCGGCGGCTGCTTGCGGGTGAGTTCGGCACACCCGAGTCGGCCGTCGTGTGGGGCTTGTGGCCAAGAGACGACGCGTACTACGCCCGCTCCACCTGGGCAGGGCGGCTGCGTCGCGACGACACGTGGGTGCTCGACAGCCCCATCGCCAACGCGATGGCCCACTACGTCAACCTTGCTCTGTTCCTCCTCGGCCCGAGCGATTGCGACGCGGCACCCATCGCCTCGCTCTCCGGCGAGACGCTGCGTGGCCGGCCGACGATTGAAAATGCCGACACGTTCTCGGTTCGCGTGCACACACGCGGGCAGGGCTCGGCCGACCTCGTCGTGCTGCTCACCCACGCGACGGCCGGGTTCCAGCACCCGTCGGTCAGCATCCGCACCGATCGCGGCGTGATCGACGTCGCCTTCGACGGCGTGACCACCTTCACGCCGACCGGCGGAGCCGCTGAGCCGCTCTTCGACGAGCAACCGCACCGCCCGCACATGGCCCGTCGGTTCGCCAGGCTGGTGCGTGGCGAAGAGGATCGCGACATCGCCTTGGCCACGCTCGCCTCCAGTCGGCCCCACAGCGTGCTCATCTGTGCGATCGCCGAGTCGCTCCCGATCACGCCCATCGACGCCCACCAGGCCGAGCCCGGCGGCGCGTTCGTCATCCCCAGCCTCGACGCCGCCATCGAGCGTGCCGCCCGCGAGCACAAAACCCTCGGCGAACTCGGCGACACCGGCTTGGCCGTGCAGGCCGCGTCATCGAAGGACCTGGCCGGCTACGCCCATTTCGCCGGCCCCCACGCCTGA
- a CDS encoding tetratricopeptide repeat protein, translated as MPPLTGDIHNANKVVVVENSDGDIYLFGHRPAREGDTTNFPAAKVKFNDGFVGRDDELAELHSRLGRGSVAVYHALSSDGGFGKTQVAVEYVKRHGTDYEGVWFVNALSAASAYEDGRDLLTALGEPVPEKADAVAAAVAAAVSRGRHLLILDDVQDLAVASAYALGSDARLLVTTRCHVYANEGFEPFALDVLKPEDAVKLLVQGRDDLDNDAERPALLDVVEFLHRHALAVALAAGYLRRNGDLCAAGLLAALRDAPVGGDEGLLGDVDPASVAAGYRRGVAATLTLHLPTLGKPADDDDRLRQRLLAAACLLAPRGIPRTLLLAAVSDVATARDARKQLTELASFSVLRPSAGDAATLEIHGLTQQIVKAKLVATNEGRQLLGRSAYTTRDHLLGVFNREANERGARGDALDRLSSHAESLVRQNLGRHVDTAWSHLCNQLAFFARRVHHRLADARELFEEAVRILKAAPASERGDLGTCVNNVGNVLQARGDLDGALAKYREAERIDRAAFGDDHPNVAIRLNNVGTVLQARADLDGALASYREAERIDRAAFGDDHPKVAIRVNNVGSVQEARGDLDGALSNYREAERIDRAAFGGDHPNVARDVNNIGYVLQARGDLDGALTSFREAERINRAAFGDDHPNVATDVNNIGMVLKARGDLDGALANFREAERIDRAAFGGDHPEVATDVNNIGMVLKVRGDLDGALANFREAERIDRAAFGDDHPSVAAAVNNVGSVLTARGDLDGARVTYKEAFRILLRANGPRGENVITAAGNFLAVGGDPVAIAREVAGGGGEEAAEVVRAELTATLPEEWKAKLAALEERQG; from the coding sequence ATGCCCCCGCTGACCGGCGACATTCACAATGCGAACAAGGTCGTCGTTGTCGAGAACAGCGACGGCGACATCTACCTGTTCGGCCACCGCCCCGCCCGCGAGGGCGACACGACCAATTTCCCCGCCGCCAAGGTCAAGTTCAATGACGGCTTCGTCGGCCGTGATGACGAGCTCGCCGAGCTCCACAGCCGCCTCGGCCGTGGGTCGGTTGCCGTCTATCACGCGCTTAGTTCCGACGGCGGCTTCGGCAAAACGCAAGTCGCCGTCGAGTACGTCAAGCGCCACGGCACCGACTACGAAGGCGTCTGGTTTGTCAACGCCCTGTCCGCGGCATCCGCCTACGAAGACGGCCGCGACCTCCTCACCGCCCTCGGCGAGCCGGTGCCGGAGAAGGCCGACGCGGTCGCCGCGGCCGTCGCCGCGGCCGTCTCACGCGGCCGTCACCTGCTCATCCTTGACGACGTCCAAGACCTCGCCGTCGCCAGCGCGTACGCATTGGGCAGCGATGCCCGCCTGCTCGTCACGACGCGGTGCCACGTCTACGCCAACGAGGGTTTCGAACCGTTCGCCCTCGACGTGCTCAAGCCGGAGGACGCGGTCAAGCTGCTCGTCCAGGGCCGCGATGATCTCGACAACGACGCCGAGCGTCCTGCCCTGCTCGACGTGGTCGAGTTCCTCCACCGCCACGCGCTCGCGGTCGCGCTCGCCGCGGGCTACCTCCGCCGCAACGGCGACCTTTGCGCGGCCGGTTTGCTCGCCGCGCTTCGCGACGCTCCCGTCGGCGGGGACGAGGGGTTGCTCGGCGACGTCGACCCCGCCAGTGTGGCCGCCGGGTACCGCCGGGGCGTGGCCGCGACGCTCACGCTCCACCTGCCCACGCTCGGCAAGCCCGCGGACGACGACGACCGCCTCCGCCAGCGCCTGCTCGCCGCCGCCTGCCTGCTTGCCCCGCGGGGCATTCCACGCACGCTGCTCCTGGCCGCCGTGTCCGACGTGGCCACGGCCCGCGACGCCCGTAAGCAACTCACCGAACTGGCCTCGTTTTCCGTCCTTCGCCCGTCTGCGGGCGACGCGGCGACCCTCGAAATCCACGGCCTGACCCAGCAGATCGTCAAGGCCAAGCTCGTCGCCACGAATGAGGGACGGCAACTGCTCGGGCGAAGTGCCTACACCACGCGCGACCACCTCCTTGGCGTGTTCAATCGTGAGGCGAACGAGCGTGGTGCCCGCGGAGATGCCCTCGATCGGCTCTCGTCCCACGCCGAGTCACTGGTTAGGCAGAATCTGGGCCGCCACGTCGACACCGCGTGGTCGCACCTCTGCAATCAGCTCGCCTTCTTTGCCCGCAGGGTCCACCATCGGCTAGCCGACGCACGGGAACTGTTCGAGGAGGCCGTCAGGATTCTCAAGGCGGCTCCGGCGAGTGAGCGGGGTGACCTTGGTACTTGCGTCAATAACGTCGGCAACGTGCTGCAGGCCCGCGGCGACCTCGACGGGGCGTTGGCGAAGTACCGCGAGGCCGAGCGGATCGACCGGGCGGCCTTCGGCGACGACCACCCGAACGTGGCGATACGGCTCAACAACGTCGGCACCGTGCTGCAGGCCCGCGCCGACCTCGACGGTGCGTTGGCGAGCTACCGCGAGGCCGAGCGGATCGACCGGGCGGCCTTTGGCGACGATCACCCGAAGGTGGCGATCCGCGTCAACAACGTCGGCTCAGTGCAGGAGGCCCGCGGCGACCTCGACGGTGCGTTGTCGAACTACCGCGAGGCCGAGCGGATCGACCGTGCGGCCTTCGGCGGCGACCACCCGAACGTGGCGAGGGACGTCAACAACATCGGCTATGTGCTGCAGGCCCGCGGCGACCTCGACGGTGCGTTGACGAGCTTCCGCGAGGCCGAGCGGATCAACCGCGCGGCCTTCGGCGACGACCACCCGAACGTGGCGACCGACGTCAACAACATCGGCATGGTGCTGAAGGCCCGCGGTGATCTCGACGGTGCGTTGGCGAACTTTCGCGAGGCCGAGCGGATCGACCGGGCGGCCTTCGGCGGCGACCACCCGGAGGTGGCGACCGACGTCAACAACATCGGCATGGTGCTGAAGGTCCGCGGTGATCTCGACGGTGCGTTGGCGAACTTTCGCGAGGCCGAGCGGATCGACCGGGCGGCCTTCGGCGACGACCACCCGAGTGTGGCGGCCGCCGTCAACAACGTCGGCTCCGTGCTGACGGCCCGCGGCGATCTCGACGGGGCGCGGGTGACGTACAAGGAGGCCTTCCGCATCCTGCTGCGGGCGAACGGGCCGCGGGGCGAGAACGTGATCACGGCAGCCGGCAACTTTCTGGCGGTCGGCGGCGATCCGGTGGCGATCGCGCGGGAGGTGGCGGGTGGTGGGGGCGAGGAGGCGGCGGAGGTGGTGCGGGCAGAGCTGACGGCGACGCTGCCGGAGGAGTGGAAGGCGAAGCTGGCGGCGTTGGAGGAGCGGCAGGGCTAG